gaaaaaataatttcttgtacaaaagcaaaacttttacaaaataagacattttcacCTATATTACTACATCTGTGTACAGGACTTTAGCATTTGGAAGAAACCCGACTTCAGTAAATAGATTATACAgctatgtatgcatgtgtgtatgcatgtgtgtgtgtgtgtgtgtgtgtgtgtgtgtgtgtgtaaatggtaaatggacctgcacttatatagcgcttttcttgtgtgtgtgtgtgtgtgtgtgtgtgtgtgtgtgtgtgtgtgtgcgtgcgtgcgtgcgtgcgcgtgtgCACGTGCgcgtctttttcttcttctgtagatttttttctctgtgcatGAAAAAGTTTTGCTATTCCAGAGGGCAGGATCCAAACCGTTTTACAATATCCTCCACCGCAATCAGGCTACAGTGTGTGACGAGGTGAGGGGTCCATGTGTGGCCCCGGGGTCAGTCTGCTCGGTCACGTGTCCGGCGGCCCCGGCCTTTCCTGGCGCGGTGCTGACGCCTGCGGCGATCCGCGCGGCTGCCGTGCTGGTGCGTGTGATGGTGCGTGCTCTGGCTCTCTCTGAGCCGCCTCACCATCTCATGGTCCTTGTTGGCCAGCACCCGGGGCAGGAACAGCGACGCTTTGTCCGTGCTCCGGGTCTTGAAGCCTCGCCGTGGTCGCCCTTTGCCGTTAATGGAAACGTACCACTGGCGCTTGGCGCTGGCCCGCCGCCTGTTGCTGCTGCCCCCGGCCTGCAGCGGCTGCTCGGTGGAGTGGTGCCGGGATGCGTAAGTGTTGTACCCCAACTCGTGGATCCGCTCCACAAACTCACACTCTTTGTTGAACACTTCCTggggagaggagaaagaagcaGACTGTGAGCCACATTTGTCATGCAGCTTGCCGTATGTTTCTGATTCCCAGGACACTGTCACACCCCCTGCCCCTGCTATCAATCATCTAATGATATGCCAGATTAACAATGTAACGCTACAGTAGTTAAACATTACAGCATGAAACCAAATCTTTCTGCTTTGTCATGGCGCGGAGGGCCGGTGTCACTCTGGAGCTGATGATGAGATGACATGTGTACTCACCGAGGCATACAGCCGGCCTTTATCATTCATGGCCAGATATGTGCCGGAGAAAAGCCCTTTAATGGCCACTACACCCACATCCACTGCTGTCATCTCCATTATGTCTGCAACACAGAGGAGCACAtaacagttaaacattgtgataGAAGATGCATCATGTTTCAGAGTTGTTTGAAAGACAAttttaagtcaagtcaattttattgatatagcccaaaatcacaaatcacagatttgcctcaaagggcttcacagactgtacatgtccttagaccctcacaggggccagggaaaaactcatCAAAAGCGCTCAATAGGCACACATCACTGACAAAACATGGTAAGCACTTTTACGCACTGAATATACAAACTTGTGTCACCTTTCTAATAAAGGAATTCATTTCCAGTTGTGTTACCGCCCTAATCAGTGTGTTCATTAGCGTTTTTTAATCAGTGCTTGATTAGTCAATGGCCTATTCAGAGCTACAGAAAGGCGCTAATGATCACTCATTAGATAAATACTTCCGTTAGGACAGCGCTGTGCCCCACCTGGATGTAAATACTTTGGCTGATACTGGTAACAGAGATTAACCTGCATGTTGGCAACTCTCAAATGACTTGATTTCACACGCGCgggcgcacgcacgcacacagacGCTGATAGACACATCATATAAGATTATAATAAGGCTACTAAAATAGACGCGcacaagcaaataaataaaaccacttaaatatATGAAATGGTGCAGTTAAATCCTACATTAAATGTACCATATGTACGTTCCACAAATCTGTAAAaccatttcattaaaaaaacacatttgtagtTTGCGATAAATCACtgataacaaataaaaagaaaagaaaacaaccacATTGTGCCAGTTTACATATCAAAATTTTcatttatgttcatttctctGTGCGTATACTCACTAAACGGGTTGTTTTCCTCCAAAGATCCACTTATTTTCCCATTAGGATGGATCTGCAAATGATATTTAGTAGCGCAGTAGAGTTTCCTGCGTCTCGGCGCTCCTCCGAGGTGTTCATACACTCCTCCGCGGCCCCCGGCGTCCCTCCGCTGCCGGGGGTCGCAAGCCTGGCCCGGGGCGCAGTGGGCCTTGGGACTAACGGGATCCAACAGGCTCAGCAACACCAGCAGAGGTATCATCAGCATTATAGCATGGTCGTGGAGCGACGATTGTGGCGAAAAAATGGAAAACTCCTGCCCGGATCTCGGGGTCCCATTAATGTGTCGGGGCCCCAACAATCAAGAGCTCCAGCTTTGCGCACATCCGAGCCGGAGA
The Centropristis striata isolate RG_2023a ecotype Rhode Island chromosome 2, C.striata_1.0, whole genome shotgun sequence DNA segment above includes these coding regions:
- the fgf3 gene encoding fibroblast growth factor 3 — its product is MLMIPLLVLLSLLDPVSPKAHCAPGQACDPRQRRDAGGRGGVYEHLGGAPRRRKLYCATKYHLQIHPNGKISGSLEENNPFNIMEMTAVDVGVVAIKGLFSGTYLAMNDKGRLYASEVFNKECEFVERIHELGYNTYASRHHSTEQPLQAGGSSNRRRASAKRQWYVSINGKGRPRRGFKTRSTDKASLFLPRVLANKDHEMVRRLRESQSTHHHTHQHGSRADRRRRQHRARKGRGRRTRDRAD